TGGTCGCATCTTCGGGCTTGACTGAAGGCGACTTGCGGTGTGCTGTATGACTCTACCGCTCTGCTTGGGAGTTGCCGTTCGAGGTGCTTCTTGGAGTCAGTCGAGGTTTCACGGCGCGGCGTCGCGCAGCCAGCAGTACCGGTAGTCCCCGTTGCAGATGCCGCCCACTTCCTCGGGCGGGGAGATGGTGGCGGCGGCCATGATCGCGCCGTTGTCGTGGTGGACCAGGCCCTTGAGGGTCAGGGCCGAGCGCGGCACCAGGTCGGGTTCGATGGTGGGCAGTTTGAGTGTGGCGGTCCAGTCCGACCGGTGCGAGCTGGCGCGGGTCCGCCGCTCGGGCCCGCCGAGGGCGGCCTCGGACAGGTTGTCGGTGCCGCAGTGCAGTTTCAGCAGAATCGGCGCGCCCTCATATGGCCGGACGACCGCAGTGGCGGTCTCCTGCTGACTGGCGGAGGTGATCTGCCAGTCCACGGCCAGCGAGCGCAGCACCATCGGCTCTGACGCGTCTACGACGCAGGCCCTCGCGCTCGCACAGCAACCGCACCAGTTCTCTGGTGGTCACCCGGAACGCTGCCATGGCCGAGTGACCTGCGACGATGATTTTTCGAGCGGCACACCTGCCCGTCGCCGTCTCGACCGCGCGCCTACGCCACCGTGTTTACCGCGGCTGCCCTGGTGGTCGACGTCGTAGCGGTTGGGGGTGTTCTCGGCGGCCATGGTGCTCGGTCGCACCCAGGTGTCGACCCGCGGCTGGCGGTCGAGGAGGTGCTGCTTGCCGCGGTGTCGGTGGGCGCGGTGTCGGTGCCGGAGTGGTCACCCTGTCGTGCCCGACCGCCGTGTTTCATTTGCTCGCCGTGGTGGGCGGGGCCTGGCGGCGGCCGGTTCGGTGTCCGGTTTGTCGGGCAGGGTGGTCTGCGGGTACGGGAGGAGTAGCTCGGCCGCGAGGCGGGCGGCCCTGTCCCAGCGGCGCAGGATGAGGCGTCGGTTGACGCCGGATAGCTTGGCGAGCAGGTCGATCCGCTGCGGCATGGTCTCGTGGCCCAGGTCGGTGCGCAGGTTCACGATGGTGGCGAATGTGGTGGCGAGGTTGTGGGGGAGGTGGTCGAGCACGCTGGTGAGCAGGTGGGCGAGCTTTCTGGTGTCGGAG
This portion of the Saccharothrix syringae genome encodes:
- a CDS encoding trehalase-like domain-containing protein, whose translation is MDWQITSASQQETATAVVRPYEGAPILLKLHCGTDNLSEAALGGPERRTRASSHRSDWTATLKLPTIEPDLVPRSALTLKGLVHHDNGAIMAAATISPPEEVGGICNGDYRYCWLRDAAP